The Vicia villosa cultivar HV-30 ecotype Madison, WI unplaced genomic scaffold, Vvil1.0 ctg.000279F_1_1_3, whole genome shotgun sequence genome has a segment encoding these proteins:
- the LOC131626269 gene encoding uncharacterized protein LOC131626269 has product MGLFKVVFFTKGKFVRDEGVTYEGGDVFAIAGQDPDFWSYFEACDLLKSLDASFIKEDVKMWWKSEHGSLENDLKPLVNDEDATLLAMCAEETKSDIEIYTEPKEKENVNVEESEDGESSEDSLDGIHFDDSEEERMNDIDEDVGEEINNSGAGGVEDGAIMDGVENGAGGVENGAGGIHTGMMTAEMEREHLIDDEYLTDELDSGADDDSDDGRPSVIRFRDDEKLRKEFKFKVGMEFSSLKQFKKAVLEHNVLNGREVKFAKNDGERCRVICKDKQQCGYTVLCSRVLRTESFRIKTLIQKHKCGRKFFNKNANADWVSRIIVDKLKNNSGMKLNEIVSDVRLRFATEITGCRAFKARQIARRVVEGDSAKQYSMLWSYGAELRRACIGNTFKLNISGLPPKFERFYMCFDGTKRAFKNGCRPFIGLDGCHLKNKYGGILLIAVSRDANDQYLPLAFGVVETECRDSWSWFMRLLLEDIGSDNRCCFISDQQKGLVNVFEEDYPEFEHRFCLRHLYANFKKKFGGGTLYRDLIMAAAKATYFEDHEAKMNQIKEANPDAYEWMNAIPKNKWCFCASRREIKEVKVYCKCV; this is encoded by the exons ATGGGGTTATTTAAGGTTGTCTTTTTTACCAAAGGAAAATTTGTAAGAGATGAAGGGGTAACATATGAAGGGGGCGATGTTTTTGCTATAGCTGGTCAGGACCCAGATTTCTGGTCATATTTTGAAGCATGTGATTTACTTAAGTCTTTGGATGCTTCATTTATAAAGGAAGATGTGAAAATGTGGTGGAAGTCCGAACATGGCTCACTTGAAAATGATCTAAAACCACTTGTTAATGATGAGGATGCAACATTGTTAGCTATGTGTGCTGAGGAGACAAAGTCTGATATTGAGATATATACTGagccaaaagaaaaagaaaatgttaaTGTGGAGGAAAGTGAAGATGGTGAATCAAGTGAAGACTCTTTGGATGGCATACATTTTGATGATAGTGAAGAGGAGAGGATGAATGATATTGATGAAGATGTAGGTGAAGAGATCAACAATTCTGGTGCAGGTGGAGTAGAAGATGGTGCAATTATGGATGGAGTAGAAAATGGTGCAGGTGGAGTAGAAAATGGTGCAGGTGGGATACATACAGGAATGATGACAGCAGAGATGGAAAGGGAACATTTAATTGATGATGAATACTTAACAGATGAGCTTGATAGTGGGGCAGATGATGATAGTGATGATGGTAGGCCTTCAGTGATAAGGTTTAGGGATGATGAAAAACTTAGAAAGGAATTTAAGTTCAAGGTTGGAATGGAATTTTCATCTCTGAAGCAATTTAAAAAGGCTGTACTGGAACACAATGTGTTGAATGGTAGGGAAGTTAAGTTTGCCAAAAATGATGGGGAAAGGTGCAGGGTTATTTGTAAGGATAAACAACAATGTGGTTACACTGTTTTATGCAGTAGAGTTTTGAGAACTGAATCTTTCAGGATTAAGACTTTAATTCAGAAGCACAAATGTGGAAGAAAGTTCTTCAACAAGAATGCTAATGCTGATTGGGTGTCTAGAATAATTGTGGACAAGTTGAAGAACAATTCAGGTATGAAATTGAATGAGATTGTTTCTGATGTTAGATTGAGGTTTGCCACAGAAATTACTGGATGTAGGGCTTTCAAAGCAAGGCAAATAGCTAGAAGGGTTGTTGAAGGTGACTCAGCCAAGCAGTATAGTATGTTATGGTCATATGGAGCTGAATTGAGAAGGGCATGTATAGGTAATACATTTAAGTTGAACATTTCTGGTTTGCCACCTAAGTTTGAAAGGTTCTACATGTGCTTTGATGGTACAAAGAGAGCATTCAAGAATGGTTGTAGACCTTTCATAGGATTGGATGGTTGTCACTTAAAGAACAAATATGGTGGAATATTGTTGATAGCTGTCAGTAGGGATGCTAATGATCAGTATCTTCCACTTGCCTTTGGTGTTGTGGAGACTGAGTGTAGGGACTCTTGGAGCTGGTTTATGAGGTTGCTTCTTGAAGACATAGGTTCTGATAATAGGTGTTGCTTCATTTCTGATCAGCAAAAG GGATTGGTGAATGTATTTGAGGAAGACTATCCTGAATTTGAGCACAGATTTTGCTTAAGACATTTGTATGCTAACTTCAAGAAGAAGTTTGGGGGTGGTACACTCTATAGAGATCTAATAATGGCTGCAGCAAAGGCAACCTATTTTGAAGATCATGAGGCTAAGATGAATCAAATTAAAGAGGCAAATCCAGATGCCTATGAATGGATGAATGCTATTCCCAAGAATAAGTGGT GCTTCTGTGCAAGTAGGAGGGAAATCAAAGAAGTCAAAGTCTACTGCAAATGTGTATAG